In the Flavobacteriales bacterium genome, TGCCGCCGGCCATGAACATGTCCGCCACTTGATCGCCGTAGCGCACATCGGCGAGGTTCTCCCATCCCGTGCAGTTGAAGACCTTCACGGCATCGGCACCGATCGCGCGCAGGGCCTCGAAGCCGGGCGCCGTGCCCAGGGGACCCGCCATGTTGGTGGCGTCCATTACGAGCTTGCCATTGAGCGCGTCGCCCAGCGACGCGGCCAGATCGGCCACCACCTTGCCGGGCGTGGCGATCAGCACGGCATCACCGGCCTTCACCGCGTCCGCGATGGGCATCACACGGGCGCCGATGCCTTGGGCCCACTTCAGGGTCTCCTCGTCGTTGGGATCGCGGGCGCCGATCAGGATGTCGTGTCCTGCGGACTTCCATTTCTCCGCGAGCGTGCCGCCGATGTTGCCGGCGCCGATGATGGTGATGGTCATGGGTGCTGTAGTTCGTGGTCGGTTGTTCGCTGTCAGTGGGCCTTCGACCGGCCTTCGAAGCTCACCCCAAAGGTCCACAACAGGTCCTCGTAC is a window encoding:
- a CDS encoding NAD(P)-binding domain-containing protein is translated as MTITIIGAGNIGGTLAEKWKSAGHDILIGARDPNDEETLKWAQGIGARVMPIADAVKAGDAVLIATPGKVVADLAASLGDALNGKLVMDATNMAGPLGTAPGFEALRAIGADAVKVFNCTGWENLADVRYGDQVADMFMAGGSEAAKGTVRDLVKAVGFEECHDLGGDDKVPILEGFALVWIDLAIFQKMGRGIAFKLMRR